The following proteins come from a genomic window of Rutidosis leptorrhynchoides isolate AG116_Rl617_1_P2 chromosome 10, CSIRO_AGI_Rlap_v1, whole genome shotgun sequence:
- the LOC139870968 gene encoding desmethylxanthohumol 6'-O-methyltransferase-like, translated as MSRDPSESQVGSPLVSIRCAIELKIVNIIHHRGVLLTLTEIARENNSPTLILDGLSRLLRFLVRKQILDEVHEPECIEPIYVLNYCSKWFIHDERNSLAAFATWMTHPDSTSPFLRLKQSIIEGDTAIQKTYGVELWDYVSTNPQYNRIFNEGMACFTWSTMDAILSSYEFYGVKGTLVNIGGGIGMDINDIVTKYPHIKGINFDLPHVISDAPTYQGVTHVEGDMFKAIPPANSYLIKSVLHNWSDDKCV; from the exons ATGTCACGGGACCCCTCGGAGTCTCAAGTAGGTTCGCCCCTGGTATCTATAAGATGTGCCATAGAACtcaagattgttaatataattcaCCATCGAGGTGTCCTGCTAACTTTGACTGAAATAGCTCGCGAGAACAACTCTCCGACGTTAATTTTGGATGGCCTCTCGCGCCTGCTGAGGTTCTTGGTCCGCAAACAAATTCTAGATGAGGTGCATGAACCAGAATGCATCGAACCAATCTACGTGCTAAACTATTGTTCTAAATGGTTCATACATGATGAAAGGAATAGTCTTGCAGCATTTGCAACGTGGATGACCCATCCAGATTCAACTTCACCTTTTCTTAGGTTAAAACAATCTATTATAGAAGGAGATACCGCAATTCAGAAGACATATGGAGTCGAATTGTGGGATTATGTTTCGACTAACCCACAGTACAATAGAATTTTCAATGAAGGAATGGCATGTTTCACATGGAGCACCATGGATGCGATCTTATCGAGTTATGAATTTTATGGTGTGAAAGGAACTTTGGTGAATATTGGTGGTGGTATCGGGATGGATATAAATGACATTGTAACAAAATATCCACATATTAAAGGTATAAATTTTGATTTGCCTCATGTTATTTCAGATGCACCAACATATCAAGGGGTTACCCATGTTGAAGGTGACATGTTTAAGGCCATCCCACCTGCAAATTCCTATCTTATCAAG TCGGTATTGCATAACTGGAGTGATGACAAGTGTGTTTAG